One region of Turicibacter bilis genomic DNA includes:
- a CDS encoding DMT family transporter: MNSKIADGLLLVVAIIWGGGFPAVGLAIESGMGPAQLTALRFIVAAVGMVMIFFKVLKSIKKIDVIGGVLAGIFLFIGFSFQTIGMQYTTASKNAFITSTYVLLVPLLGVIFFKRRLTVTQWTGILLMVLGVSFLSLEKDFSMNIGDILTLICAIGFAVQIVITGLFSPRCNPYCFNTIQMVTVAVLSFIWSLRMPWVEVSFRSGIAVLYLGLLSTLFAFLIQSIAQRHTSEAKVGLILSFESLFGAILSVLILGDPVTVKLCIGGIFSVLAVLMIEWDPGVLKRKQVIQQE, from the coding sequence ATGAATTCAAAAATAGCAGATGGATTATTGTTAGTCGTTGCTATCATTTGGGGAGGGGGCTTTCCCGCTGTTGGATTAGCGATAGAGAGTGGGATGGGGCCAGCACAGTTAACTGCTTTGAGATTTATCGTTGCAGCCGTAGGAATGGTGATGATTTTCTTTAAAGTGTTAAAATCTATTAAAAAAATTGACGTGATAGGGGGAGTCTTAGCCGGAATCTTTTTATTCATTGGCTTTTCGTTTCAAACAATTGGCATGCAGTATACGACAGCTTCAAAAAATGCCTTTATTACATCTACTTATGTCTTACTTGTCCCGCTACTTGGAGTTATCTTTTTTAAACGTCGTTTAACAGTTACACAATGGACTGGGATTTTACTCATGGTGTTAGGCGTTAGTTTTTTATCTCTTGAAAAAGATTTTTCCATGAACATAGGGGATATTTTGACCTTAATTTGTGCAATTGGTTTTGCTGTTCAAATTGTGATCACCGGCTTATTTAGTCCGCGTTGTAATCCGTATTGTTTTAATACAATACAGATGGTAACTGTTGCTGTTTTATCGTTCATTTGGTCATTGAGGATGCCCTGGGTCGAGGTCTCATTTCGTAGTGGAATCGCCGTTTTGTATTTAGGGTTATTGAGTACGCTGTTTGCTTTCTTGATTCAATCGATCGCGCAACGTCACACATCTGAAGCAAAAGTAGGATTGATTTTATCATTTGAATCATTATTTGGAGCCATTTTATCTGTTCTTATTTTAGGCGATCCTGTGACAGTCAAGCTTTGTATCGGTGGAATTTTCAGTGTCTTAGCTGTCTTAATGATTGAATGGGACCCTGGCGTGTTAAAAAGAAAACAAGTGATACAACAAGAATAA
- the gpr gene encoding GPR endopeptidase, with translation MNEQEMKKWQCRSDLALEAVEQMVGQVNEASQEGVKYEEDNIKGLKVTCIDVAPEAVERVGKKAGRYMTLDTSSIITHEHDQLTVAMEVFAEQLSKLLKHRDIKETDTCLVIGLGNDHVTPDALGPMVVDEVIVTRHLYELRPNEVDRSYREVSALAPGVMGMTGIETYDVIESLVKKVKPDFLVVVDALASRSITRVNKMIQMTDTGIAPGSGVGNKRKAVDEESLGIPVFAIGVPTVVDAVSITSDTIDFLLKHIGKSLKEESRSYKKLVPFSSARQIYTDEDLPSPELREQFMGQVGNLEEEEKRQLISEVLTPNGYNLIVTPKEIDTEMEDLATLISNGLNRALHPNVQFS, from the coding sequence ATGAATGAACAGGAAATGAAAAAGTGGCAATGTCGTTCAGATTTAGCGTTAGAAGCCGTTGAACAAATGGTCGGGCAAGTGAATGAGGCGTCTCAAGAAGGGGTGAAATACGAAGAAGATAATATTAAAGGATTAAAAGTGACTTGCATTGATGTAGCACCTGAAGCAGTTGAACGTGTGGGAAAAAAGGCAGGTCGTTATATGACACTCGATACGTCTTCTATCATTACTCATGAACATGATCAGTTAACGGTGGCGATGGAAGTCTTTGCAGAGCAATTATCGAAGCTATTAAAACATCGAGACATTAAAGAAACAGATACTTGTTTAGTGATTGGACTCGGAAATGATCATGTGACGCCTGATGCATTAGGACCAATGGTCGTTGATGAAGTCATTGTGACGCGTCATTTATATGAGCTTCGTCCAAATGAAGTGGATCGAAGTTATCGTGAAGTCAGTGCATTAGCACCAGGTGTGATGGGGATGACTGGAATCGAAACATATGATGTGATTGAATCACTGGTCAAAAAAGTGAAGCCAGATTTCTTAGTCGTTGTGGATGCTTTAGCTTCGCGTTCGATTACTCGTGTCAATAAAATGATTCAAATGACTGATACAGGAATTGCACCAGGTAGCGGGGTCGGAAATAAACGTAAGGCAGTTGATGAGGAATCGCTAGGTATCCCTGTTTTTGCAATCGGGGTTCCAACTGTTGTCGATGCGGTTTCGATTACGAGTGATACGATCGATTTTCTTCTTAAACATATTGGGAAATCGTTAAAAGAGGAGTCGCGCTCTTATAAAAAACTCGTGCCATTTTCAAGTGCACGTCAAATATATACCGATGAAGATTTACCGTCTCCAGAACTTCGTGAGCAATTTATGGGGCAAGTCGGAAACTTAGAAGAAGAAGAGAAGCGCCAATTGATTTCTGAGGTCTTAACACCAAATGGTTATAATCTAATCGTGACCCCAAAAGAAATCGATACAGAAATGGAGGATTTAGCGACATTAATTTCCAATGGTCTCAATCGAGCCTTACATCCAAATGTACAATTTAGCTAA
- a CDS encoding PspC domain-containing protein: MSNKRLYRASQGAMISGVCQGIADYFNIDATIIRLIWVVVTIFSFGFAGVVLYIACIFIIPDQATVTHQQKQQPKSSVFDSSEYTVKDADKNDRV; the protein is encoded by the coding sequence ATGTCAAATAAACGTTTATACCGAGCAAGTCAAGGAGCCATGATCTCAGGAGTCTGCCAAGGAATTGCTGATTATTTTAACATAGATGCTACGATTATTCGTTTAATTTGGGTAGTTGTAACTATTTTTTCATTTGGATTTGCTGGCGTTGTATTATATATAGCTTGTATTTTTATTATTCCAGATCAAGCGACTGTTACTCATCAGCAAAAACAACAACCGAAAAGTTCAGTGTTTGATTCAAGTGAGTATACGGTTAAAGATGCTGATAAAAATGATCGTGTGTAA
- a CDS encoding aminoacyl-histidine dipeptidase: MSEILGNLKPQAVFHYFEQMTKIPRESGNEAAISEYLVNFAKEHNLDYVQEPCKNVIITKPATPGYEDAPRVILQGHMDMVCVKDDELDFNFETDALPIYVDGDWLRTKGTTLGADNGIAVAMSLAILADETLEHPALTVLVTTEEETGMDGVMALDPANVPGDILINIDSEEEGVALASCAGGVRNSLKLPIEWTEVDAAGLTSYEIVISGLKGGHSGIEINKCRANANKLMGRLLHYIQDLNVSVSSIAGGEKMNAISKRAILNITLAQEQSEALESKVKDFEIMVRAEFETADPGISVVTTKKDTVTKVFTKETAQNLMYILQLIPYGPQTMSANIPGLVESSSNIGVVEMDENEIEFNSAIRSSVSSLKREINHRIQAIANLTGATMELIADYPEWEFETESKVREIMKDVYQEMFGKELEVSAIHAGLECGFLSQKLGKIDMISIGPDITGAHTPKESLSIPSTERVYNFLCDVLKAIK; the protein is encoded by the coding sequence ATGTCAGAGATTTTAGGAAACTTAAAACCACAAGCGGTTTTTCATTATTTTGAACAAATGACAAAAATTCCACGCGAATCAGGAAATGAGGCTGCGATTAGTGAATATTTAGTAAACTTTGCAAAAGAACATAATTTAGACTATGTTCAAGAACCATGTAAAAATGTGATCATCACAAAACCAGCGACGCCAGGTTATGAAGACGCTCCACGTGTCATTTTACAAGGACATATGGACATGGTTTGTGTGAAAGATGACGAATTAGATTTTAACTTTGAAACAGATGCATTACCTATTTATGTAGATGGTGATTGGTTACGTACAAAGGGAACAACATTAGGAGCCGATAACGGAATCGCAGTAGCCATGTCTTTAGCTATTTTAGCGGATGAGACGTTAGAGCATCCTGCCTTAACGGTATTAGTCACAACTGAAGAAGAAACAGGGATGGATGGTGTAATGGCCTTAGATCCTGCTAATGTTCCAGGTGACATTTTAATTAACATTGACTCAGAAGAAGAGGGTGTGGCTTTAGCTTCATGTGCCGGTGGAGTGCGTAACTCATTAAAATTACCAATCGAGTGGACAGAAGTGGATGCAGCCGGATTAACTTCTTATGAAATTGTGATCAGTGGATTAAAAGGTGGGCACTCTGGAATTGAAATTAATAAATGCCGTGCCAATGCGAATAAATTAATGGGACGTTTATTACACTACATTCAAGATTTAAATGTGTCAGTTTCATCAATTGCTGGTGGAGAAAAAATGAATGCCATTTCTAAGCGTGCCATCTTAAATATCACGCTTGCACAAGAACAGTCAGAGGCATTGGAATCAAAAGTGAAAGACTTTGAAATCATGGTTCGTGCTGAGTTTGAAACAGCCGATCCAGGAATCTCAGTGGTTACAACGAAAAAAGACACGGTAACAAAAGTCTTTACAAAAGAAACAGCTCAAAATTTAATGTATATCTTACAGTTAATCCCTTATGGACCACAAACGATGAGTGCTAACATTCCAGGATTAGTTGAAAGTTCAAGTAATATTGGAGTTGTTGAGATGGATGAAAACGAAATTGAATTCAATAGTGCCATCCGAAGCTCAGTAAGTTCTTTAAAACGTGAAATTAACCATCGTATTCAAGCCATTGCTAATTTAACAGGGGCAACGATGGAGTTAATTGCGGACTATCCAGAATGGGAATTTGAAACGGAATCAAAAGTTCGTGAGATTATGAAAGACGTTTATCAAGAAATGTTTGGAAAAGAATTAGAAGTTTCGGCAATTCATGCAGGACTTGAATGTGGATTCTTATCTCAAAAACTTGGAAAAATTGATATGATTTCAATCGGACCAGATATCACAGGTGCACATACACCAAAAGAATCATTATCGATTCCATCAACTGAACGCGTCTATAATTTCTTATGTGACGTTTTAAAAGCAATCAAATAA